From Algoriphagus sp. NG3, the proteins below share one genomic window:
- a CDS encoding peptide chain release factor 3 translates to MSLKEEIQKRRTFAIIAHPDAGKTTLTEKLLLFGGAIQTAGAVKSNKIDTATKSDWMAIEKQRGISVATSVMGFEYKDVKINLLDTPGHQDFAEDTYRTLTAVDSVIMVIDCVKGVEIQTEKLMEVCRMRNTPVICFINKLDREGRDPYELIEEVEQKLNIQCRPLSWPIGMGKTFKGVYNLFDHKLNLFTPSQRKLSDVRQSFEDVNDPELESLIGPNYASQLREDVELIEGVYPDFDPAEYLEGKVAPVFFGSAVNNFGVNEMLDTFIKIAPAPKSRRTEDREVLPDEKKFSGFVFKIHANMDPNHRNRIAFLRICSGVFERNKPYNHVRGTKPLRFSNVTQFMAQDKEMIDEAFPGDIVGLYDTGNLKIGDTLTDGENMQFIGIPSFSPEIFREVVNKDAMKTKQLEKGLQQLMEEGVAQLFTFDMGSRKVVGTVGQLQFEVIQFRLKNEYNATVEFHPMNLYKACWITSQDKKQLDEFVRSKNRHIAHDKDGKLVFMAESKAWLQMVQDNYPEIEFHFTSEY, encoded by the coding sequence ATGAGTTTGAAAGAAGAAATCCAGAAGCGTAGAACCTTTGCCATTATTGCCCACCCGGATGCAGGGAAGACCACATTGACAGAGAAGTTATTGCTTTTCGGCGGTGCGATCCAGACAGCCGGTGCGGTGAAATCAAATAAAATCGATACGGCTACCAAGTCAGATTGGATGGCGATAGAGAAGCAGAGAGGTATCTCTGTAGCGACTTCTGTGATGGGGTTTGAGTACAAAGATGTCAAAATCAATCTTTTGGATACACCTGGCCACCAGGATTTTGCGGAAGATACCTATAGGACCTTGACGGCAGTGGATTCTGTCATCATGGTGATAGACTGCGTGAAAGGTGTGGAGATTCAGACGGAGAAACTCATGGAAGTATGCCGGATGAGAAATACTCCTGTGATCTGCTTTATCAATAAGCTGGATAGAGAAGGGCGGGATCCGTACGAACTGATAGAGGAAGTGGAGCAGAAGCTGAACATCCAGTGTAGGCCTCTATCCTGGCCTATAGGGATGGGCAAAACATTTAAAGGAGTTTATAACCTCTTTGACCATAAATTAAATCTATTCACACCATCCCAGAGGAAGCTAAGTGATGTGCGTCAGTCATTTGAAGATGTGAATGATCCTGAACTGGAAAGCTTAATAGGTCCAAACTATGCGAGCCAACTCCGGGAAGATGTGGAATTGATCGAGGGAGTATATCCTGATTTTGATCCCGCAGAATATCTGGAGGGAAAAGTCGCCCCGGTCTTCTTTGGCTCGGCAGTGAATAACTTCGGGGTCAATGAGATGTTGGATACCTTCATCAAAATCGCCCCCGCACCTAAAAGCCGTAGGACGGAAGACCGTGAGGTGCTGCCTGATGAGAAGAAGTTCTCTGGGTTTGTCTTTAAGATCCATGCTAACATGGATCCCAATCATAGAAACAGAATTGCTTTCCTGCGAATTTGTTCAGGTGTTTTTGAGCGAAACAAGCCATACAATCATGTGCGGGGAACCAAGCCTTTACGCTTCTCCAATGTGACCCAATTTATGGCGCAGGATAAGGAGATGATCGATGAGGCGTTTCCGGGGGATATTGTGGGCTTGTATGACACAGGAAACCTGAAAATCGGAGATACGCTTACCGATGGTGAAAATATGCAGTTTATAGGCATCCCAAGTTTCTCTCCGGAGATATTCCGTGAAGTGGTGAATAAGGATGCCATGAAGACCAAGCAACTCGAAAAAGGCTTGCAACAATTGATGGAGGAAGGGGTGGCCCAGCTCTTCACTTTTGATATGGGATCCAGAAAAGTAGTTGGGACAGTGGGGCAGCTGCAGTTTGAGGTAATCCAGTTCCGATTGAAAAACGAATACAACGCTACGGTGGAGTTTCATCCGATGAATCTGTACAAAGCCTGCTGGATCACCAGTCAGGACAAGAAACAGCTGGATGAATTTGTCCGCTCCAAAAACCGCCACATCGCCCACGACAAGGATGGGAAGCTGGTCTTTATGGCCGAATCAAAAGCATGGCTTCAGATGGTGCAGGACAATTATCCTGAGATAGAGTTTCACTTTACTTCGGAGTATTAA
- a CDS encoding sensor histidine kinase: protein MKKRFQDLTSLDFYTNKKQVKWIVVAVSLIIGAGSIWYTNSLVEELRDRERRQIELLSSALEYAATTMENITFINQEIIQQNYSIPIIMVDASANPIEFRNISFKKNSSAIDSLDALQKELAEMRAEYDPILLPEADIRVFYRNSELLINLKYYPYVQLGIIMIFGFLAYALFNQSKIAEQNRVWAGLTKETAHQLGTPIASLMAWIDYLRNSPVWEENKEIITEMDKDVVKLRMVTERFSSIGSKPVIQAENIFEVIEETITYLRPRISTKVDLNIFADSKDLDAMMNKPLFEWVIENICKNAVDAMRGKGKIDIEILQDSDKFVIVDITDTGKGMERRLYKRVFNPGFSTRQRGWGLGLTLAKRIVEGYHGGRIFVKHSEIGKGTTFRILLHGSHEGASQFITEGILEY from the coding sequence ATGAAAAAAAGATTTCAAGATCTAACATCCTTAGATTTTTACACCAATAAAAAGCAGGTCAAATGGATTGTGGTCGCCGTGTCTCTGATCATAGGAGCGGGGTCGATTTGGTACACGAATAGCCTGGTGGAAGAATTGCGTGACCGGGAGCGAAGACAGATAGAATTACTATCCAGCGCGTTGGAGTATGCTGCCACTACCATGGAGAATATTACCTTCATCAATCAGGAGATCATCCAGCAAAACTATTCTATTCCCATCATTATGGTGGATGCCTCCGCTAATCCAATAGAATTCAGAAATATTTCCTTTAAGAAAAACTCCAGTGCAATAGATTCTCTTGACGCACTTCAAAAGGAGCTGGCAGAGATGCGTGCAGAGTATGATCCTATTCTCCTCCCTGAGGCTGATATACGGGTGTTTTACAGAAACTCTGAATTATTGATAAACCTGAAATATTATCCTTATGTGCAGCTTGGGATAATCATGATTTTTGGTTTTCTGGCTTATGCGCTGTTCAACCAAAGTAAAATAGCGGAACAAAACCGTGTCTGGGCCGGACTGACCAAGGAAACCGCTCATCAATTAGGCACCCCTATTGCCTCACTGATGGCATGGATTGATTACTTAAGAAACTCTCCCGTGTGGGAAGAAAACAAAGAGATCATCACCGAAATGGATAAGGATGTGGTAAAACTGAGGATGGTAACTGAGCGCTTTAGCAGCATAGGAAGCAAGCCGGTGATCCAGGCAGAAAACATCTTTGAGGTGATCGAAGAGACCATCACTTATCTGAGACCTAGGATTTCCACAAAAGTGGATCTGAATATCTTTGCAGATTCCAAGGATCTTGACGCGATGATGAACAAACCGCTTTTTGAGTGGGTGATAGAAAACATCTGCAAGAATGCCGTGGATGCTATGCGTGGAAAGGGGAAAATCGATATCGAGATACTTCAGGACAGCGACAAATTTGTGATTGTGGATATCACAGATACGGGCAAAGGAATGGAAAGACGATTGTATAAACGTGTTTTTAATCCAGGGTTTTCCACCAGACAGAGAGGCTGGGGCTTGGGGCTGACCTTGGCCAAGAGAATCGTAGAAGGATATCATGGGGGAAGAATCTTTGTCAAACATTCGGAGATTGGCAAAGGGACTACTTTTAGGATTTTACTTCACGGAAGCCATGAAGGAGCTTCGCAGTTTATTACCGAAGGAATCCTTGAATATTGA
- a CDS encoding DNA starvation/stationary phase protection protein codes for MKTNEIGLEVKESKVLVEKLNNLLANYQIYYQNLRNFHWNVTGPNFFELHAKFEELYNAANEAVDETAERILTLGARPLSSYQDYIETASIKEAKEITDPMKMVETVKSNMNTLLQLERETLEAAGASADEGTASLMSDYITAKEKVVWMLSAYLK; via the coding sequence ATGAAAACAAACGAAATAGGACTAGAAGTCAAAGAAAGTAAAGTACTGGTGGAAAAACTGAACAACCTACTGGCGAATTATCAGATTTATTACCAGAATCTGAGGAATTTCCATTGGAACGTTACCGGTCCGAACTTCTTCGAGCTTCACGCAAAATTTGAAGAACTTTACAATGCCGCAAATGAGGCGGTGGACGAAACGGCCGAGCGCATACTTACACTGGGAGCTAGACCACTGTCCTCGTATCAAGACTATATTGAAACCGCTTCCATCAAAGAAGCCAAAGAGATTACAGACCCCATGAAAATGGTGGAGACGGTAAAATCCAATATGAATACACTGTTGCAACTGGAAAGGGAAACCTTGGAGGCGGCAGGAGCATCTGCAGATGAAGGAACTGCCTCGCTGATGAGTGATTACATCACGGCAAAAGAAAAGGTTGTTTGGATGCTATCCGCCTACCTCAAATAA
- a CDS encoding ABC transporter permease translates to MDKIWLVIQREYLSRVKKKSFLLVTLLTPLIFPAIMGVFVWIALQEESSQSLRIIEVVDDNKLFFLESSEQYAFSFSDASSGDAKKLVQNGDRYGFLHIPKFDIKDPAGITFYGEGNPSMSLISYLENNLRKKIEEQRLFESGIDPQIINEVRTKVAIKSITLDEQGTETVSDATVNYAIGFVAGILIYMFIFIYGNQIMQGVIEEKSSRIVEILVSSLKPFQLMLGKIIGIAGVGLTQLLIWIVLIGTLTSVVTGFLGMQMPQQQAMELANSGMSQDFSSTTELGEILQVLYGINYIQIALSFVFYFLGGYLLYGALFAGIGSAVDAPSDAQQFMLPVTIPLIVAYMGLFVFVLNDPNSTTSFWLSVIPFTSPIAMMGRVSYGVPAWELALSMGLLIAGFLFTTWVAGKIYRIGILMHGTKPSYKTLWKWIKTNN, encoded by the coding sequence ATGGATAAGATCTGGTTAGTGATACAACGGGAATACCTGTCCCGTGTCAAAAAGAAGTCTTTTTTACTTGTGACCTTATTGACCCCGTTGATTTTTCCGGCTATCATGGGTGTATTTGTGTGGATAGCTTTACAGGAAGAGAGCAGCCAGTCTTTGAGAATCATCGAAGTAGTGGATGATAATAAGTTGTTTTTCCTGGAGAGTTCGGAACAATATGCTTTTTCCTTTTCTGATGCGAGTAGCGGAGATGCCAAAAAACTGGTGCAAAATGGAGATCGATATGGTTTTTTACATATCCCTAAATTTGATATCAAGGATCCTGCTGGAATTACTTTTTATGGAGAAGGAAACCCCAGTATGAGTCTAATCAGCTATTTGGAAAATAATCTACGCAAGAAAATTGAGGAACAGCGGTTGTTTGAAAGCGGAATAGACCCCCAAATAATCAATGAAGTCCGCACAAAAGTTGCCATCAAATCTATAACACTAGATGAACAGGGGACTGAGACTGTCAGTGATGCCACCGTAAATTATGCGATAGGGTTCGTCGCAGGAATATTGATTTACATGTTCATTTTTATTTATGGAAACCAGATTATGCAGGGCGTGATAGAGGAGAAGTCAAGCCGCATTGTTGAAATACTGGTTTCCTCTCTCAAGCCTTTTCAGCTGATGCTTGGGAAAATTATAGGGATAGCAGGTGTAGGACTCACGCAGCTTTTGATCTGGATAGTGCTCATAGGCACCCTTACTTCGGTTGTGACAGGATTTTTAGGGATGCAGATGCCACAGCAGCAAGCAATGGAACTTGCAAATAGCGGAATGTCCCAAGATTTTTCTTCAACTACCGAATTGGGAGAGATACTCCAAGTGCTTTATGGAATTAATTATATCCAGATTGCATTGAGCTTTGTTTTTTACTTCTTGGGAGGATACTTACTTTATGGGGCTTTGTTTGCAGGAATAGGATCAGCGGTCGATGCGCCATCAGATGCCCAGCAGTTTATGTTGCCTGTGACCATTCCGCTAATAGTAGCTTACATGGGGTTATTTGTATTTGTATTAAATGACCCTAATAGTACCACTTCATTCTGGCTCTCCGTGATCCCGTTTACTTCTCCGATTGCGATGATGGGAAGGGTGAGTTATGGGGTGCCGGCATGGGAACTTGCTCTGTCCATGGGGCTACTCATCGCAGGATTTTTATTTACTACATGGGTGGCGGGTAAGATCTACAGAATAGGCATATTAATGCATGGCACGAAGCCTAGCTATAAGACACTCTGGAAATGGATCAAAACGAATAATTAA
- a CDS encoding ATP-binding cassette domain-containing protein, translating into MLRIEKLNKSYGANKALTEVDLNVTEGIVFGLLGPNGAGKTTLIRIINQIIDADSGEVFIGGELLAPKHIGQIGYLPEERGLYKKMKVWDQMLYFARLKGLSPHDAKGKIKYWLEKLEMESWKDKRIEDLSKGMAQKVQFISTIIHHPPLLILDEPFSGFDPVNADIIKNEILELKTKGTTVILSTHRMESVELLCDQVAMINRSRKILDGTIKKVKSIYRPEVYSITLDHLTRELPAEWIAKHDEGSYSFTLPLSGKDPNELLNELMLYGQVTRFQELVPSMEEIFIHQVKSTENG; encoded by the coding sequence ATGCTGAGAATTGAGAAACTTAATAAATCCTATGGGGCCAATAAGGCGCTCACAGAGGTGGATTTGAATGTGACGGAAGGGATTGTTTTTGGCCTACTTGGACCCAATGGGGCAGGTAAAACCACATTGATACGTATAATCAACCAGATTATAGATGCTGACAGTGGTGAGGTCTTTATCGGAGGGGAGCTTTTGGCACCCAAGCATATTGGGCAGATAGGATATCTGCCCGAGGAGCGGGGACTGTATAAGAAGATGAAGGTGTGGGATCAGATGTTGTATTTTGCCAGGCTTAAAGGCCTTAGTCCTCATGACGCTAAGGGTAAGATCAAATACTGGCTGGAAAAGCTTGAAATGGAGTCCTGGAAGGATAAAAGAATAGAAGATCTTTCTAAAGGAATGGCACAAAAGGTGCAATTTATCTCCACTATAATCCATCATCCCCCCTTATTGATTCTTGATGAGCCCTTTTCAGGATTTGATCCGGTAAACGCTGACATTATAAAAAATGAGATTTTGGAACTCAAGACGAAAGGTACTACTGTGATTTTAAGTACGCACAGAATGGAGTCGGTAGAGCTGCTCTGTGATCAGGTAGCCATGATCAATCGTTCTAGAAAAATCCTTGACGGCACTATTAAAAAAGTGAAATCGATCTATAGGCCAGAAGTCTATTCGATCACGTTGGATCATCTCACCAGAGAATTGCCCGCTGAGTGGATCGCAAAGCATGATGAAGGCAGCTATAGTTTTACGCTGCCACTGAGTGGTAAAGACCCTAATGAACTTTTAAATGAACTGATGCTTTATGGGCAAGTGACACGGTTTCAGGAGTTGGTTCCTTCCATGGAAGAGATTTTTATTCATCAAGTAAAATCAACTGAGAATGGATAA
- the dnaJ gene encoding molecular chaperone DnaJ, which translates to MAKRDYYEVLGVTKSASADEIKKAYRKLAIQFHPDKNPGNPEAEEKFKEAAEAYEVLSNPEKKQRYDQFGHQGVGGAGGFGGGGMNMDDIFSQFGDIFGGGGGFSSFFGGGGGGRRTKKGTNLRVKMKLTLAEIANGVEKKIKVKRHLIADGVTFKTCSACQGTGQVKKVVNTMLGQMVSASTCGICGGSGQIVDKKPADADARGLIVKEEVISINIPGGVAEGMQLSMSGKGNEIPGGIAGDLLIVIEEIEDKVLQRDGNNVIYDLYVSFVDAALGASIEVPTIEGKVKIKIEQGTQSGKMLRLKGKGIKDINGYTKGDQLIMVNVWTPTHLSREERETLEDLRESDNFKPDPGNSEKSFFDKMKEFF; encoded by the coding sequence ATGGCGAAGAGAGATTATTACGAAGTATTAGGAGTAACGAAGTCTGCATCAGCTGACGAGATCAAAAAGGCGTACAGGAAACTCGCAATTCAGTTTCACCCTGACAAGAATCCCGGCAACCCGGAGGCTGAAGAGAAATTCAAGGAAGCAGCCGAGGCTTATGAAGTACTGAGTAACCCGGAGAAAAAACAACGTTATGATCAATTCGGGCATCAAGGAGTAGGAGGTGCCGGAGGATTTGGCGGCGGTGGGATGAACATGGATGATATCTTCTCACAGTTCGGCGACATTTTCGGCGGCGGCGGTGGATTTAGCTCCTTCTTTGGCGGTGGCGGCGGTGGTCGGCGTACCAAGAAGGGGACAAATCTACGAGTGAAGATGAAATTGACACTTGCAGAGATAGCAAACGGTGTTGAAAAGAAGATCAAAGTAAAACGCCATTTGATTGCAGATGGCGTGACCTTTAAGACCTGTTCCGCATGTCAGGGAACAGGCCAGGTGAAAAAAGTGGTCAATACCATGCTTGGGCAGATGGTTTCTGCCAGTACTTGTGGCATATGTGGTGGCAGCGGCCAGATAGTGGATAAAAAACCTGCGGATGCTGACGCCAGAGGTTTAATTGTAAAAGAAGAAGTTATTTCAATCAATATCCCCGGTGGCGTGGCTGAAGGAATGCAGCTAAGTATGTCAGGTAAGGGGAATGAAATTCCCGGAGGTATTGCGGGCGATTTGCTTATTGTTATTGAGGAGATAGAGGATAAAGTTCTGCAGCGTGATGGGAATAACGTTATTTATGACCTGTATGTTAGTTTCGTAGATGCGGCCCTTGGAGCATCTATCGAAGTGCCAACCATCGAAGGAAAGGTGAAAATTAAAATCGAGCAGGGCACCCAGAGTGGGAAGATGCTCCGTCTCAAAGGGAAAGGGATAAAGGATATCAATGGCTATACCAAAGGGGACCAATTGATCATGGTGAATGTGTGGACTCCTACACATTTGTCCAGAGAGGAAAGAGAGACCCTGGAAGACCTGAGAGAATCCGATAATTTTAAGCCGGATCCCGGTAATAGTGAGAAATCATTTTTCGATAAGATGAAGGAGTTCTTCTAA
- a CDS encoding nucleotide exchange factor GrpE encodes MNNKEQVDQEMNFKDDSLNEETVQNTSVEEEIEGDGSQSTSEENKLEYEVADLKDKYLRLYSDFENYRKRTAKERLDLISTASEEVIKDLIPIVDDFERAFKASESEEEGAKVREGNLLVFQKMVKILGSKGLKPMDDLVGRPFDPETQEAITQIPAPSEDLKGKVVDVIEKGYLLGDKVVRYAKVVTGA; translated from the coding sequence ATGAATAATAAAGAACAAGTGGATCAAGAAATGAATTTCAAAGATGACAGTTTGAACGAGGAAACGGTTCAAAACACTTCAGTTGAAGAAGAGATTGAGGGTGATGGATCCCAGTCTACATCTGAGGAAAATAAACTGGAATATGAAGTAGCCGATCTGAAAGATAAATACCTTCGTCTATACTCTGACTTTGAGAACTATAGAAAAAGAACAGCGAAGGAACGTTTGGATTTAATAAGTACTGCCTCAGAGGAGGTAATCAAAGATTTGATACCTATAGTAGATGATTTTGAGCGTGCTTTTAAAGCCAGCGAAAGTGAGGAGGAAGGCGCAAAAGTAAGAGAAGGTAATCTTCTTGTTTTTCAAAAGATGGTGAAAATTTTAGGCTCAAAAGGATTGAAGCCTATGGATGATCTCGTTGGGAGGCCTTTTGACCCGGAAACGCAGGAGGCAATCACCCAGATACCTGCACCCAGCGAAGATCTAAAAGGGAAAGTAGTAGATGTAATCGAGAAAGGTTACCTATTAGGAGATAAAGTAGTCCGCTACGCTAAAGTGGTGACTGGAGCATAA
- the obgE gene encoding GTPase ObgE, with product MADSNFIDYVKFCSRSGAGGPGSTHFRREKHVPKGGPDGGDGGRGGHIIVRGTTQVWTLLHLKYKKHVIAEAGKSGEGGRRTGADGKDVILEVPLGTIAKDAETGEKRFEITEDGQEIILTRGGRGGLGNDHFKTSTNQAPHYSQPGEEGIEEWIILELKLLADVGLVGFPNAGKSTLLSSISAARPEIGDYPFTTLVPNLGVVAYRGDQSFVMADIPGIIEGAAEGKGLGIRFLRHIERNSILLFMVPADASDIGEQYKILLGELEKYNPELLDKRRLLAISKADMLDEELMKEMEKEVPEGIPHVFISSVSQYNLDRLKDLIWQAIHSS from the coding sequence ATGGCTGATTCAAATTTCATAGATTATGTAAAATTCTGCTCCAGGTCAGGAGCGGGTGGACCTGGATCGACACATTTTCGAAGGGAAAAGCATGTCCCCAAAGGAGGGCCGGATGGTGGAGATGGTGGACGGGGAGGACACATTATAGTTAGGGGGACTACCCAAGTGTGGACCTTGCTTCATTTAAAATATAAAAAGCATGTGATCGCTGAGGCTGGCAAAAGTGGTGAAGGGGGAAGAAGGACAGGCGCAGATGGAAAAGATGTGATCTTGGAGGTTCCCCTTGGCACCATTGCCAAGGATGCCGAGACTGGCGAGAAACGTTTTGAGATCACCGAGGATGGGCAGGAAATCATCCTCACCAGAGGAGGAAGAGGCGGCTTAGGCAATGATCACTTCAAGACATCTACGAATCAGGCACCACATTATTCCCAACCAGGAGAGGAAGGGATAGAGGAGTGGATCATCTTAGAACTGAAATTGCTTGCGGATGTTGGGCTGGTAGGCTTTCCAAATGCAGGTAAATCCACCTTGCTTTCTTCTATTTCCGCTGCACGTCCTGAAATCGGGGATTATCCATTTACGACCCTAGTCCCAAATTTGGGTGTAGTGGCCTATAGAGGCGACCAGTCTTTTGTGATGGCGGATATCCCGGGGATAATTGAAGGAGCCGCAGAGGGGAAAGGGTTGGGGATCCGTTTTCTCCGGCATATAGAGCGTAATTCCATTTTACTGTTCATGGTGCCCGCTGATGCTTCCGATATTGGGGAGCAATACAAGATTCTCTTGGGAGAACTGGAAAAGTACAACCCTGAGCTTCTTGACAAGCGTAGGCTTCTGGCAATCTCCAAAGCAGATATGCTGGATGAGGAACTGATGAAAGAAATGGAAAAAGAAGTCCCGGAAGGAATTCCCCATGTTTTCATCTCTTCGGTGTCCCAATACAATCTTGACAGACTCAAAGATCTAATCTGGCAGGCGATTCATAGCAGTTAA
- a CDS encoding adenylate kinase, whose protein sequence is MYNIVLFGPPGAGKGTQSEKLIEKYSLTHLSTGDLFRKHLGEGTELGQLAKKYMNEGRLVPDEVVIGMVEDKINETTDAKGFIFDGFPRTTAQAEALDQMLSKHNLEISGMIALDVPEEVLRLRIKERGKTSNRVDDQDDEKINTRIKVYLDETLPVSDYYAAQGKLQKINGVGEIDKIFSDITSVIDSY, encoded by the coding sequence ATGTATAACATTGTATTATTTGGCCCTCCGGGTGCAGGCAAAGGCACTCAAAGTGAAAAACTCATTGAAAAGTACAGTCTGACACATTTGTCCACCGGCGATCTTTTCAGAAAACATCTAGGCGAAGGGACGGAGCTTGGACAACTTGCCAAAAAGTATATGAATGAAGGCAGGCTGGTACCGGATGAAGTGGTGATAGGGATGGTAGAGGATAAAATCAATGAAACCACAGATGCCAAAGGTTTTATTTTTGATGGTTTTCCCCGTACTACAGCTCAGGCAGAAGCTCTGGATCAAATGCTTTCAAAGCATAATCTTGAGATCAGTGGAATGATAGCTCTCGATGTACCTGAAGAAGTCTTGAGGTTAAGGATCAAAGAAAGAGGAAAAACATCCAACAGAGTGGATGACCAGGACGATGAGAAAATCAATACACGTATAAAGGTGTATTTGGATGAAACTCTTCCAGTATCGGATTATTATGCTGCCCAAGGCAAGCTTCAGAAAATCAATGGTGTAGGTGAGATTGACAAGATATTCTCGGACATCACTTCAGTGATAGATAGCTACTGA
- the hpt gene encoding hypoxanthine phosphoribosyltransferase, producing the protein MRIKDKEFQIYLSAEEIAQRLRELGQEMTRDFKDKELIVVGVLNGSFIVLADLCREINLPLTTSFIKISSYSGTESTGKVRGVLGLEENIEGKNILIVEDIIDTGISMDYLIKALSEYKPAKISIATLLHKPSAFQFNYAIDYVGFEIPNKFVVGYGLDYDGLGRNLPDIYQLSTP; encoded by the coding sequence ATGCGTATTAAAGATAAGGAATTTCAAATATATCTCTCTGCGGAGGAAATCGCCCAAAGGCTCAGAGAGCTGGGGCAGGAAATGACCCGGGATTTTAAGGATAAAGAATTAATAGTAGTGGGGGTGCTGAATGGCTCATTTATAGTTTTGGCGGATCTTTGTCGGGAAATTAATCTTCCGCTGACAACCTCCTTTATTAAGATAAGTAGCTATTCCGGTACAGAATCAACCGGGAAGGTACGGGGTGTTTTAGGGTTGGAAGAAAATATTGAAGGTAAAAATATCCTCATTGTCGAGGATATAATCGATACCGGAATCAGCATGGATTATTTAATCAAGGCACTTTCTGAATACAAACCGGCCAAGATTTCCATTGCTACACTCCTTCATAAACCAAGTGCCTTTCAGTTTAATTACGCAATAGATTATGTGGGTTTTGAAATTCCCAATAAATTTGTGGTCGGTTACGGCCTTGATTACGATGGTTTAGGCAGAAACTTGCCTGATATTTATCAACTCAGTACTCCTTAA
- a CDS encoding aminopeptidase: MKFLFEILNEFSVSGDESKTSEFLLQYIDQRKNFWNVLPEVYSGEDFHDCILLKFGSPRTAVFAHIDTVGFMSRYNNQLVSVGGPEIIEGTKLVGRDSLGEINCKLKGDENEISHDFPRGIDPGTRLSFAQNIRIDDEFIQAAYLDNRLGVYTALKLCETITDGWVVFSTYEEHGGGSMPFLLRFIQETSPIKHALIADITWITEGVQFHNGVVISIRDKFIPRKKFVDRIIELASESGIPYQLEVEEYGGSDGREVQFSPYAIDWCFIGAAEENVHTPDEKVSLVDFNAMLSLYPYLVERL, from the coding sequence ATGAAATTTTTGTTCGAAATCCTTAATGAATTCAGTGTTTCAGGTGACGAGTCTAAAACGTCAGAATTCCTTTTGCAATATATAGACCAACGAAAGAATTTTTGGAATGTTTTACCTGAAGTGTATTCTGGTGAAGATTTTCATGATTGTATTCTGTTGAAATTTGGTAGTCCAAGAACCGCAGTATTTGCCCATATAGATACTGTTGGGTTTATGTCAAGGTATAATAATCAGTTGGTTAGCGTAGGCGGCCCTGAGATAATTGAAGGCACCAAATTAGTTGGTAGGGATTCTTTGGGAGAGATTAATTGTAAATTAAAAGGTGATGAAAATGAGATTTCTCATGATTTTCCCAGAGGAATAGATCCCGGAACCCGCTTGTCCTTCGCGCAGAACATCAGAATTGACGATGAATTTATCCAAGCTGCTTACCTAGATAACCGATTAGGCGTCTATACTGCATTGAAACTCTGTGAAACAATTACCGATGGTTGGGTTGTTTTTTCCACATATGAGGAACATGGGGGCGGGAGTATGCCGTTTTTGCTCAGATTTATTCAGGAGACTTCGCCTATCAAACATGCCTTGATAGCAGATATCACCTGGATTACAGAAGGGGTACAGTTTCATAATGGTGTAGTGATCTCCATCCGGGATAAATTTATTCCGAGAAAAAAATTCGTGGATCGGATCATTGAGCTTGCAAGCGAAAGCGGGATCCCATATCAGTTAGAAGTGGAGGAGTACGGCGGGAGTGATGGCAGAGAAGTTCAGTTTTCACCTTACGCCATCGATTGGTGTTTTATCGGAGCGGCAGAAGAAAACGTGCATACTCCGGATGAAAAAGTCTCTCTGGTGGATTTCAACGCCATGTTGAGTCTTTACCCATATTTGGTGGAAAGGCTATAA